A genome region from Microbacterium profundi includes the following:
- a CDS encoding lycopene cyclase domain-containing protein, whose translation MTYLLMSLPFIVVALLVFVLGAVHARRHGSFAGYLSAWAVATASLVVLTVIFDNVMMAAGFFDYGVAQISGVRLGLIPIEDLLYPIAGALLLSGAWQMLGGEGGTRRTRNAHREESRGV comes from the coding sequence ATGACCTACCTGCTCATGTCGCTGCCCTTCATCGTCGTCGCCCTGCTGGTGTTCGTACTCGGTGCTGTGCACGCGAGGCGACACGGGTCGTTCGCCGGCTACCTGTCGGCCTGGGCAGTGGCCACGGCATCCCTCGTCGTCCTCACTGTCATCTTCGACAACGTGATGATGGCGGCCGGCTTCTTCGACTACGGCGTCGCGCAGATCTCCGGCGTGCGCCTCGGACTGATACCGATCGAGGATCTGCTGTACCCGATCGCCGGCGCCCTGCTGCTCAGCGGCGCGTGGCAGATGCTCGGCGGCGAGGGCGGCACCCGCCGGACTCGTAACGCTCACCGCGAGGAGAGCCGCGGTGTCTGA
- a CDS encoding prenyltransferase: protein MSEILSTSRTLLTASRPLSWINTAYPFAAVYLITTGRVDVALAIGTLFFLVPYNLAMYGINDVFDYESDLANPRKGGAEGAKLPPRLHRVTLLASGLLAAPFVIALLILGAHRPMSWAVLAVSLFAVVAYSVRGLRFKEIPFLDSITSSTHFVTPALYAMALAGTDVTPPIVVTMIAFFCWGMASHAFGAVQDIVPDREAGIGSIATVLGASKTVWFAFALWVVAGVLMLLVPWPANLAALAALPYLLSAAPYLRVDDARSGDVNRAWRRFLFINYAVGFAITLLLILCTTRGLFA, encoded by the coding sequence GTGTCTGAGATCCTCTCGACGAGCCGCACGCTGCTCACGGCCTCGCGCCCGTTGAGCTGGATCAACACGGCTTACCCGTTCGCCGCCGTCTACCTGATCACGACCGGACGCGTGGATGTCGCGCTGGCGATCGGGACCCTGTTCTTCCTCGTGCCCTACAACCTGGCGATGTACGGCATCAACGACGTCTTCGACTACGAGTCCGACCTCGCCAACCCCCGCAAGGGCGGAGCAGAAGGGGCGAAGCTGCCGCCTCGGCTGCACCGCGTCACTCTGCTCGCCTCCGGTCTGCTCGCCGCACCCTTCGTGATCGCACTGCTGATCCTCGGGGCGCATCGGCCGATGTCGTGGGCGGTGCTCGCGGTGAGCCTGTTCGCGGTCGTCGCCTACTCCGTGCGCGGCCTGCGGTTCAAGGAGATTCCGTTCCTCGACTCGATCACCTCCAGCACGCACTTCGTGACGCCCGCCCTGTACGCCATGGCGCTCGCCGGCACCGACGTCACTCCGCCGATCGTCGTGACGATGATCGCGTTCTTCTGCTGGGGGATGGCGAGCCACGCGTTCGGCGCCGTGCAGGACATCGTGCCCGATCGTGAGGCCGGTATCGGGTCGATCGCGACGGTGCTCGGCGCATCGAAGACCGTCTGGTTCGCGTTCGCGCTGTGGGTCGTCGCCGGCGTGCTCATGCTCCTCGTGCCGTGGCCGGCGAACCTCGCGGCGCTCGCCGCGCTGCCGTACCTGCTCAGCGCGGCGCCGTACCTTCGCGTGGACGACGCGCGCTCCGGAGACGTCAACCGCGCGTGGCGGCGTTTCCTGTTCATCAACTACGCCGTGGGGTTCGCGATCACCCTGCTGCTCATTCTCTGCACGACGAGAGGACTGTTCGCATGA
- a CDS encoding lycopene cyclase domain-containing protein: protein MNLVYAASLLLTLACLVLLDVRFRLVFARTPARSAVGLLAGLAFFTVWDAVGIGLGVFRHVDSRWATGILLAPQFPIEELLFLVFLCYLTLVLLSGLRHLRNRHAKRRSR from the coding sequence GTGAATCTCGTCTACGCGGCGTCCTTGTTGCTGACCCTCGCGTGCCTCGTCCTGCTCGATGTGCGCTTCCGGCTCGTGTTCGCACGCACACCGGCGCGCTCCGCGGTCGGGCTGCTCGCCGGGCTGGCGTTCTTCACCGTCTGGGATGCGGTCGGCATCGGCCTTGGTGTGTTCCGTCATGTCGACTCGCGGTGGGCCACCGGCATCCTGCTCGCCCCGCAGTTCCCGATCGAGGAGCTGCTCTTCCTCGTCTTCCTCTGCTACCTCACGCTCGTGCTGCTCAGCGGGTTGCGGCATCTGCGGAACCGGCACGCGAAGCGGAGGAGCCGATGA